DNA sequence from the Neospora caninum Liverpool complete genome, chromosome VIIa genome:
cttttcgcttctgttTCATAATCGCAAGGTTCCTGAGTGAAACACCGAAAgcacgaaggaaaacgcgaagccgTAACGCCAGACGGGGCGAACCGTTTCGTCCACAGAGGGGAAGACACGGAGGGAGGACCGTGTCGCgtgcggagagacagcacatCTTCCCAGAAGACACGCGTGGCAGGCAACGCTCGAAGGCTTGATGAACAAGCGCGGTCTACacacagaagggagacggcgggcAGATTGTTTCGAGCCCTTGCGTTGTGTTCGCGCTCCCCTGCCTCAGAAAACTTTTCTCGATGCATCTTGaaagcgtcttcgcctctccagcgGCCCCCGCGATGGCTTCCATACGCTGATTAAGACACAAAAGAAGGAAGTGGACAAGtggaaagaggggagacgcaaacgaacgaggaggcgttgaaagctgaggaagaaggagtgAAGGAAACAGTTGCAGGAACGGAAAGACAGCAGACACAACGGGCAGtagcgggaagagagaagcagagacggccaaagggagggaaaaaaaggacCAGGAGGggcggaacagagacacggaagacgacgaaggaagagacagataAGACAGAGAcctgagaggagaggcacggaAAGCAGGCAACTGGCGAAACGCGGGCGGGGAAAAAAAGTGCCAAGACGTAGAAAACCATGGCCCCATGGGCAGCGTCATTCGGTTATTCCACATCCACCGTTACAGTGTATATACACGGGGCTCCTCGTCATCGGTTGTTTCGGGTTTATTGTGACGCCTGcggcgaaacagaaaactcgagaaaagagaagaaaaccggaCTCGAGCGGAGAAGGAATGCGACGGCAAagtgcgcagagagagccgacACATAGAAAACGCCAGTAGCGAAggttttctctgcatctctgGCCCACCACTTCCTAGCTAGGTTTGTCGAACTGAGAGCCTCACATGCGATTCGGTGCCGGGCGAACGTCCTGTGGCATCTTGATCGTtgggacagagaagaaaagggaaaggggagaaaaaagccgTCTTTCAACAGACAAGGTTCGAACGTGAACGCAGAGTGGGAAGCGCGTGCCAAAAAGGCACTGTGTGTCGACCGCGACGCTTTGCCAGCGACGGTTGTCTttcaagagaggaaacaactggaggagagaaaatCGAGTCTCAttggaaaggaagaggaaaatcGGCCTTTTTGTAGAACTGAGGCTCGCTGACGTGCGCTCGTCTTCGACGCGAAGAGCAGCCGACTGGGGGCCAGAAACGGATTCtcggaaaaacagaagcgtgaacggaagagaaaggcagaacgagaaagTTAATAGCCGTTTTGGAGCCGGAGCAACTCCTCTCGTTTCGTCGGCTTTTAGCAACCCTTTCGTTCACAGCCGTCCCGAGTGTTTGCGGTCCTCCCAGGAAGCCTCAAACAAGagcagaaaacggcgaagcaCAACCGCAGCTACTgctgttttcctcgcttcaCGCGATTGCCAGCTGGCGAGTGGTGTGCACAGTTTTCTGTAACTGAGAAaagtgtctcgcctctcagaATATTAGCCGATCCCGTTCTCTCGATGCCCCCTCATCCCTCGCCCCAGGTGTGGCTCGTAGGCGCAAGGAGGTCGGCACGTGGCCTGCTCGGAGACAACTGCGGGAGCCGCCGATCACGATGCaacgaggagcggcgcgagTCCCGTGGCCTCTTCATCCTTGCGTTAAATTGCATTTTATACTTGTCATTCTCTTGAACTGGTGAAGCACTCTCCGTCTTTGAAACCGCCGACGGTACACCTGTTGGCAAGCGTGAGCGAAGTGTTGAAACGCCAGTCGCTTCGTTCGAAGTGTACGCCAGAAGGCACGCCCCAcccgtgtgtgtgtatttggCTCAATCCGATCCACTTGCCTCTGCTGTGCAGAAATTGTCACTTTTGTCCCCCGACAGCGAAATACTTTTTGTCTGTGAAGACACCTCAGGTTGTGAACAAGATGATTGGAGCCGGCGCGAGAAAATCCGTGACGCAGGGCGtgctcgtcgccctcgttgCTTTCGTGTGCGTCGGTGCCGCCCAGGCCTCGAGAAATCTGGAACCAAATACATGCGTGCTAGCAAATAATGGCGCTCAACTTAGCCTAGAGAATCAGACACGCCTGGCACTTTCTGTCACGCAGGCTGGCCAGCAAATTACTTTCACATGCCCCGATGGTGCACCCCTCGACCCGTCCAGGGCCACTGTGGCGGGTCGGTACTACGCGGCGTCTGCTGACGGCAAGTGCCTGTCGTCACAGAACACACTGACACTGGGGAACCAAGTCCCTGGCGCCTACGTGAGTATGGTCAAAGGCACCGGCATAACCGCTACAACGTACGCGTTGTTCGTGCCCGTGCTGCCCCCGACGGCACAGACGCTCTGCTTCTTGTGCTCAGGCAAAGCAAACCACAAGCAAGACTGCCCCATCGTCGTCGACGTCGCTGCACGGAAAGCTGTCCGCTCCAGTGAAGGCAAGTCTTTCTTCCGTATACCCAGCAAGAAATATACACACCAGCTTCTCATACTGCAATGTGCTTCACTGCGGTGCGCAAACGTGTTTCTAAAAAAGAGTGTCGGCGCCTTTGGAGCTGCCCCAACACCTTGCGTGACCGATGAAATCTGGGTGTGGTCCACTGTGCCATGACATTATAGGTGCGTACCGCACGCTACGGAAGGAGTGTGCAGTTAGTTCAGCAACCCGAGTCCTGCACGGCTTTTGAATGCGCGCGGGCTCGGGAAGGTTGGCTCCTGTTTACCCGTACTTTCGGGTGCTCTGTGAAGATCGATAGCAGGTTTCCTTTCGGCCATCATTTCCTAGGCGGTGCCGTAGCTgttcgggtgtctgtacagctgaAACGACGCTTGTCAGGCAACATGTTGCAAGCTTCGATGCCCAGTCCTGTTTCGGGCAAAATTGCTGAGGCGTGCTGAGTCGGTCGCCCTGTGAAGCAGTCAAAGATCAGGCAGGCAGATCTTTCCCATCCCGGGATCAGACGTGCACATTTTCAGTCTGCAGCTAGTGTGTCCCTGTTTCTGTCGTTCTTCCGCAAATCTTGACTGGAGTCAGAAACGTCCTTGTTTGTTTTTGGTGTGCTTCAGAGGAGCATATctgcgacggagaaggcgagaagcatATTTCTGTCGTGGAGCCGCAGGCACTCACTTTGCAGTGCGGCACAAAGACTCCAACATTGGATCCCACTGTCAAGTTGGCTCAAGTGTACACCGGAGCGGACTGCAGTGGCAAGGCTACGCTCGCGACCGAGATCAGCGGTGCGACTCTGGAAGAAGCCAAGTCGAAGCCAGAAGAGCAGAACCAACGAACGCAGACGGGCTACGTTCTTACTGTGACACAGATGCCAGAAACCACGAAGCAAATCTGTCTCAAATGCATCGGCACCGATTCTCCCACACCGAAAGAGACATGCACCTTCAAAATCGCCGTCGGCAAAAACGGGGGATCAGCGAGTGCAGGGTTCGGCCTGTCCGCTGTCACTGGCGTTGCTGTTAGTGTGTTTGTCTTGGCCACCGCCTCGCTGATTCAGTAGGGTGTGTCCCGATTTTCCGATATACACCGACAGGAGGTGCGAAGAAGTGTTTTGCAcacttctcgccttttcccacTGGCTTCAGAGAACTCTCCGTGAGGTgccccgttttttctttgaTACGGTGCACTCTGGCTACTTGCCAGGCAACCAAGAAAGGGGGGACCAGAACGGTTCTCGACGCCAGGAccatttctcttcctgctgcgATCTAGCACCAGAGACGTGAGCCTCGTGTCAGTTCGTTTCTCAACTCAGGGGGACACTCTTGTCTCCGCCGTTGTTACTTCCCGTGGGAGGGTTTTCAAATCCCGTGTCCCCTCTACTTCGCTGTGTTTCACGCTTGAGTGCGTGTGAATGACACCAGGAACACGAACCGAAGACTCTCGCCCCGGCTCCGTCGGCGGAGTGACCCCGACACTTAACGAAACACAGGTCTCCCAAGCTGCACGACTGGCAGTTTGGCGATTAACGGCAGAAGTAACAAAATACACTGACGCGGATTTCCAGGGATTTGCTGCACACGCCTCGAAAGCCAGCTCGCTGTTCCTTTCGGGTAGTTTGTCACTTGTGtgcaaaagagaagggatcaaaaaagagacgagaggtgTTTTGGGGACCTAAAGGCGGCGAACGTTTGGAAGCTAGTGTCAACCCCGGAAAATGTAGACGTGTTCGCTGCGTCGCGTACTCAAAGATGGTAATCTCTGATGGTGGGCAAGTAAGGCCCAGGTGAGCCGTCCTGGCGTTACGACGAAACACGTAATCTGTTCAGCGGTGAATGAGAGGTGGTTTGACGCCTGAACTTTTCCAGGCACCCAAAACCACACGGTGGTTACCCCTGCGTCCTGCGTGTATCTCTTCACCTGAGCCCTGGGCGATGTACGCTATGTAGACATGCTACACACTTCTATTCATGTGGTAAGTCTGGACATGCGTATTCAGACGTATGTGAATTCGAAGTGCTTGACCGATGCTACTTCGCGCTGCTGCAATTCGGGATGTCTTTGTCGATCGAAAGAGAACAATtccgaaaaagagagcggaacATTGAGCAGGTCTGTGCCtacgaaaacagaaaaacgatCGTCACCGCTTCCTTGTGCATCTTTCCATGTTCCTTCGtccttctgtcttctttctcagaTTCCCCCTGTCTTCGCTGTCCTCATTCTATGCTTCCCCTCGCCTTGCTCGTGATATGAGGCGCCGACAGGCTACCGCCACGTCACCCTTTGTGATGACACAAAAGAACCTCAAAGCTTAGTTGATGCACGGATGCTGCAATCTGCCCCCGGTCACAAAAACAGCAGAACGGACTTCACAGTGCCACGCAAACCGAGAGAgcagtttttcttctttcgtgCGAATGAAAGCACCTAACAGCTGCCAGGATTCCTGTGCGATATAAAAAgttgtctctttttcatTGATTTCCTAGAGAAGAAACAACAGAACGCAAGACTGTTGCCTTCGCcgttcgtgtctcctcggtaCGTCTCCCTTCCGCATTCATCCTACATAGTCTACTATGTATATCCATGCACTGAACGTCCGCGAGACggtaaatatatatatatatatatatgtacatacgcacatatataaatatatatgttgatGATTATCCATTTGTCCCAGTTGAGAGGTACGGTAGGCAAGGGACAGCTTGAAGAGCGAAAGTTCCCTGATTGTTGTTGGATCGACAACCATGAATCAAATGACTTTCGGTTTCTTTGCCAAAGGTTCTTCCCCTGCCAGAGCtgcaagaaaaagaagatcGCAGCAAAGACACGACAGCACCTATAGGCACCCCTGCTCAGGCGATTTTCTTCCCAGTCTTATGGAACGTCTGCGCTTGGAACCTGAAGAacgacgagaagacggcTGGGGAAACGTAGGATGAAATCAAATACCAAAATCGATGGCAGAAAGAAACAAGGAGAACACAGGAAAACCCCAACGAAACGACAGAGTTTCAAGGCCTGTGCAGAAACACTGGGAACGGCAGGTTTCGGCGACTCATGATCCTGACACAGAAGCTCAAACAGAGCTGTGAGCAGCGGGAAAAAGACGCTGGCGACAGACACCTCAGAGATCACCTGTGAATcgcaagaaagaagaaacggcacGCCGACGAAAAGAAcaacagaagcgaagaaTCTGGGACAACAAATCAGACGAGAGAACTTACACGCATATGGATTGTACTGATCTTTCAGGAAGAACACGGTCTTTCTGTCACTCGCGCGCctgcggagaaaaagaacgcaAAGACACACAATTTCGCCACTCCACCACGGAGCCCAGGCCTCCATGCGCCGTGTCAGTCTtgctgaaggagagaaaaacttGCAACGGGACACAAAAATACACAGTTCAACCAGGTATCTGATGCATGCACCCAAAAAAAACAGAGCTGAGACATAGGCCGCACATCACTAccttcatatatatatatatatatataaatatacatatgtatgtatgtatatatatatatatatatataagtacaAGGTAGGTTCACACATCTCTGGAGGCCTACACAGGTCATAAATTACCTCTGCTTTATGCTTTCGAATCATCGCTATTAACACACACATAAAGTGTAGAGCTGTACATGATCGCGTATTTGGCAGTCCCCTTGAACGAATCCTCACTCTGCCGTTTGTTCCACTGTCGCCCCAGGGGAAAACTGTGAAGAatcttttctgtttcctcatCCTTCCCCCTTTCGCGCCTTTTGTTTGCTCTGTTGTTgccttgtcttctttgcttGCTGAAACGCGCGACCCGTTACGCTCCTTCTCACTTCCGAGGCTCAGCGATTTCTTCGACAACTTGGCGAACAAAGGAAAGAGGTTGGCCCGTCTGCATAGCGATTTGCTTCAGTTGTAAGCCGTTCGCTCCCGCGGCTTcaaagatggagaagaggcgcaacTTCAACGAATCCTCGTCGATGGTGACcactgctttcttctctgagaccaaagaaacacacagcgCGAAGGGAACACTCCAGAACTTCACCATCACGTCTTGTCctccgagagacagagcctcAAGAGCGCGAAAACAAGAAAGCGATAATCAGAAGCCACCGCCGCCACCACAGGCTTCGTCcctgtatacatatatacatatatatatatatatatatatatacattgaTATGTGAGTGCATGTACGCTTATCCCATACTCAgatgtacacacatataccTATCTCAACTGCTTGTACATCTATACATCGATTAatagagagaaaagacataAATGcttgtatgtatatatgtatatatatatatatatatatgaattgACAGCAGGATAGGGTGCATCTGGGTACAGCACGATAAAATACGGTTGTGTGTGTGACGGCGGCTGTCTTTTCAGTGTATCGGTGCGCCGTACGTTTCACAGTTCTCGTCCGCGCAGCCTCTGCCGCGCTCATGCCGCCACGTCGGCCTCCCAGCATGGCGAattcatcgtcttcttctccgacACCTCCCACGCTCGATGCAGCAGGCTTTGGCGTGTGGAAGTggaagagctggagagaaaacggatgggaacagagagacaacacCGTCGCttggcgagacagaagacccCGTTTGAAGTCATCGCGTGGAGCGAGAAACAACCTCCCCGAAacctcttccctcttcacTGGCGACAACCTCTCGGAATATCAagttttctcgcgcgtttctcccaaGTTCCTCCCCTATactcccctcttccttctctctctttttctctcgttttctggtttctgtctcctttttctcacGGTTGCAGTCGAGTCGAgtccggtgtctctgcgggTCTCTTCGATGGTTCCGCGCGACTTGAACACGTCGATGCTTTCGTGTCTTCTGCGCAGGAAGCTGTGGTAGGTGCGGTCGAGGAGCGGAACGAAGTTCGAAGACTCTTCCACGACGCACAGGACGTCGGCGGCGGCAGGAAAGGTCCCGCTCTGTTGCTGGAGCACATGCAGTTTGTTGGGTTTCACTGAGGCGCACTGGAGCTGGCAGACGGGCGCCGGAGCGCGCGCACTCGCGGTTTGGcgctcgttcttctccgcgtcgcgctcgctgtcggcgtccttcccgccgtcgccgcccgccCCCGACCCGCGCGGATCTGCCACGCCGAAAATgcacttcttcttcgtcttgggGTCTGTGTACGTGACGCCCACAAcgctctgtttctcggcAGCTCGCCAAGCAGCCGCGACGAACGGCGGAACCTTGATGAGCGTCACGTGAGGCAACGGAGTGGCGGACTGAATCTTCGCAGGGACAAAGGAAGAGGCTTCCCGGTAAGTCAAGTCGGCCGCGCTCGTCGACGGACCTGCCAAGCCCCGCCGCCCACGACCGGCagacggaagcgaagacgacgaggcgcccgcagagaggagcgcagaagacgcggccaGCGACGCCATCTCGCCGGCAAAAAACCAAAGAACCGGAAGGGTCGCAGGTGCCGaaccgagagggagagacgcgagaacaAAACGCGCGGGAAGGGAgcacaaaaagagaaaaaagcgagaggaaggctctTCTTTGCGAGCGCAGAGTTGAGTGGTGCAGatggaagaaggaaaacaagtTCGCAGAGAAGGTGGGATCGAGGAAACGCACGGGTCGGCCGTCTGCACAcccacgtctctctccgagGTTTACTCCTTTCAGACAATCACCTAGTGGTGGGAGGAAAGCTGCAGAGATAAACGCAGTAAAGAACAGGCCCTTTCACGCATGtaaaacagagagaagagagatacGGAGTTTACTGGGAGAAATGGCGGCGGGAGGGGACGGAGATGCTCGGGGGGGGTCTGGGTAAAAAGATGTGGAgaacagaggggaaaactTCTCCTTCCCGGACCTGGAACGCTCGTGTCCGCCGGTGGTCCTCTTCCCGttatctctcctctttttcctgtcggTTTCCGCGTTCGTCGGTCCTCGTCCCGCTCACCGGACGTCtcagcgcgcgcgcgtcgggtGTCCTCTCTACTTTCTCATTTTCGCCCAGAATAAATCCCGAGGCACCGGTTTCTCCTCACCTAAAGAGAAACTCAAatctcttcgttttcgccctgcctctccagagaaagaagcaggcAGGTGAACTCGCACCGCCGACATAGCCGCGCTCCAATTTccggaagagcgaagacagcCGAAAAACAAAGGGAGTTTCACGAGACACGCAGCCCCAGAATGCTCCAGCAGCGTTTCTGTAAGCGAAGCACTccaaaggaaaggaaaggggaaagtGGGGAGGCCAGAAAGTGCAGAAGGACGTTAAGCGAAAGCGACAATCGACGAAAAaggcacatgcacatgccGCACTGGCACGAAGCTTAGTACATGCATCGAAAAAACTGGCAGCATTTAC
Encoded proteins:
- a CDS encoding SRS domain-containing protein, coding for MIGAGARKSVTQGVLVALVAFVCVGAAQASRNLEPNTCVLANNGAQLSLENQTRLALSVTQAGQQITFTCPDGAPLDPSRATVAGRYYAASADGKCLSSQNTLTLGNQVPGAYVSMVKGTGITATTYALFVPVLPPTAQTLCFLCSGKANHKQDCPIVVDVAARKAVRSSEGKSFFQEHICDGEGEKHISVVEPQALTLQCGTKTPTLDPTVKLAQVYTGADCSGKATLATEISGATLEEAKSKPEEQNQRTQTGYVLTVTQMPETTKQICLKCIGTDSPTPKETCTFKIAVGKNGGSASAGFGLSAVTGVAVSVFVLATASLIQ